From a region of the Thermus islandicus DSM 21543 genome:
- a CDS encoding PP2C family protein-serine/threonine phosphatase produces MRFAPRFQVAAASHVGRRQNNEDFHRVLRLEVPPGYLLLLAVADGMGGMEAGEWASKLAIEALSEAARAYAEHLRGGRPAVGLSRVMEKAFALAQRRVEREAEKPGRRGMGTTLTAFLYADWLKEGVVGHIGDSRAYLFGPRGFRRLTEDHSWVAERLKEGVLTPTEAERHPYRHVLTRALGLPEARVDLKGVRLSPGEGVLLVTDGLYGLVPEEEWTLGKDLQGSLEALLSEALRRGGDDNVTAVALRVE; encoded by the coding sequence ATGCGCTTCGCCCCCCGCTTCCAGGTGGCCGCCGCCTCCCACGTGGGCCGCCGCCAGAACAACGAGGACTTCCACCGGGTGCTCCGCCTCGAGGTGCCCCCGGGGTACCTCCTCCTCCTGGCTGTGGCCGACGGCATGGGGGGGATGGAGGCGGGGGAGTGGGCGAGCAAGCTGGCCATAGAGGCCCTCTCCGAGGCGGCGCGGGCCTACGCCGAGCACCTGAGGGGCGGGCGCCCGGCCGTGGGGCTTTCCCGGGTGATGGAGAAGGCCTTCGCCCTGGCCCAGAGGCGGGTGGAACGGGAGGCGGAGAAGCCGGGAAGGCGGGGGATGGGGACCACCCTCACCGCCTTCCTCTACGCCGACTGGCTTAAGGAGGGGGTGGTGGGGCACATCGGGGACTCCCGGGCCTACCTCTTCGGCCCCCGGGGCTTCCGCCGCCTGACCGAGGACCACTCCTGGGTGGCGGAGCGGCTCAAGGAGGGGGTGTTGACCCCCACCGAGGCGGAGCGCCACCCCTACCGCCACGTCCTCACCCGGGCCCTGGGCTTGCCCGAGGCCCGCGTTGACCTGAAGGGGGTGCGCCTGTCCCCGGGAGAGGGGGTCCTCCTGGTCACGGACGGGCTTTACGGCCTGGTACCCGAAGAGGAGTGGACCCTCGGCAAGGACCTGCAGGGGAGCCTCGAGGCCCTCCTCTCCGAGGCCCTCCGCCGCGGGGGGGACGACAACGTGACCGCTGTGGCCCTTCGGGTGGAGTGA